A genome region from Populus alba chromosome 5, ASM523922v2, whole genome shotgun sequence includes the following:
- the LOC118030002 gene encoding mitogen-activated protein kinase 7, protein MATLVEPPNGIRPSGKQYYSMWHNVFELDSKYVPIKPIGKGAYGVVCSSINRETNEKVAIKKINNVFENKIDALRTLRELKLLRHIRHENVIALKDVLMPIHRTSFKDVYLVYELMDTDLHQIIKSSQPLSSDHCKYFIFQLLRGLNYLHSANILHRDLKPGNLLVNANCDLKICDFGLARTSRGNEQFMTEYVVTRWYRAPELLLCCDNYGTSIDVWSVGCIFAEILGRKPIFPGTECLNQLKLIVSVLGSQNDTDLEFIDNPKARRYIKTLPYTRGTHLSHLYPHADPLAIDLLQRMLVFDPSKRITVTEALLHPYISGLYDPRRDPPAQVPINLDIDENLGEHMIREMIWDEMLHYHPEAVLSRR, encoded by the exons ATGGCAACTTTAGTGGAGCCTCCAAATGGAATTAGGCCAAGCGGGAAGCAATATTACTCTATGTGGCACAATGTATTTGAGCTTGATTCAAAGTATGTTCCAATTAAGCCTATAGGTAAAGGGGCTTATGGTGTTGTATGCTCCTCGATTAATCGGGAAACAAATGAGAAAGTTGCCATCAAGAAAATCAATAATGTGTTTGAGAACAAGATTGATGCTTTGAGGACTCTGAGAGAGTTGAAGCTTCTTAGACATATCCGGCATGAGAATGTAATTGCTCTGAAGGATGTTTTGATGCCTATTCATAGAACAAGTTTCAAGGATGTGTATTTGGTTTATGAGCTCATGGATACAGATTTGCATCAGATTATCAAGTCCTCTCAACCACTTTCCAGTGATCATTGcaagtattttatatttcag TTGCTACGTGGGCTGAATTATCTCCACTCTGCCAACATTCTTCATCGGGACCTGAAGCCTGGAAATCTCCTTGTCAATGCTAACTGCGACCTGAAGATATGTGATTTTGGGCTGGCACGAACAAGCAGAGGCAATGAACAGTTTATGACTGAGTATGTTGTTACCCGATGGTATCGTGCACCTGAGCTGCTACTCTGCTGTGACAATTATGGAACCTCCATTGATGTCTGGTCTGTCGGATGTATCTTTGCTGAGATTCTTGGCCGCAAACCTATCTTCCCTGGAACAGAATGTCTGAACCAGCTGAAGCTAATTGTCAGTGTCCTCGGGAGCCAAAATGATACTGATCTGGAGTTCATTGACAACCCAAAAGCCAGGAGGTACATCAAAACACTTCCTTATACAAGGGGAACCCATCTCTCACACCTGTACCCTCATGCCGATCCTTTGGCCATAGACCTGTTGCAAAGGATGCTGGTGTTTGATCCTAGCAAGAGAATTACAGTGACAGAAGCACTTCTACACCCTTACATATCAGGGCTGTACGATCCAAGACGCGACCCACCAGCACAGGTTCCTATCAATCTTGACATAGATGAGAATCTTGGGGAACATATGATTAGGGAGATGATATGGGATGAGATGCTTCATTACCACCCTGAAGCTGTGTTATCTCGTAgatag